In one Butyrivibrio proteoclasticus B316 genomic region, the following are encoded:
- a CDS encoding HEPN/Toprim-associated domain-containing protein: MGEYVSITIGNYDFLQRKNTFGDLLSIFDKKELIIKETQDEEGKKYIQRYFCTSIKNAKMCLDVMGHTISQAKVLFDNLKEAEIDYLEDSTENIDLEQYKKEFDFDSWRNAVLKYAKILENDIYKEFKYLNLEKERQKKVPFSEGIQKSHRHIAFMSSK, translated from the coding sequence GTGGGTGAGTATGTAAGTATAACAATAGGTAACTATGACTTTTTGCAAAGGAAAAATACATTTGGAGATTTATTATCAATATTTGATAAAAAAGAACTGATTATCAAAGAAACTCAGGACGAAGAAGGTAAGAAATACATTCAGAGATATTTTTGTACTTCGATAAAAAATGCCAAGATGTGTTTGGATGTCATGGGACATACAATATCACAGGCTAAAGTTTTATTTGATAATTTGAAAGAAGCGGAGATAGATTATCTGGAAGATAGCACTGAGAATATCGATTTGGAACAGTATAAAAAGGAATTTGATTTTGACAGTTGGCGTAATGCGGTTTTGAAATATGCAAAAATACTTGAAAATGATATCTATAAAGAATTCAAGTATTTAAACTTGGAAAAAGAACGCCAGAAAAAAGTGCCTTTTAGTGAGGGGATACAAAAATCTCATCGTCATATAGCTTTCATGTCATCAAAATAG